In Oryza brachyantha chromosome 1, ObraRS2, whole genome shotgun sequence, the following are encoded in one genomic region:
- the LOC102707342 gene encoding rust resistance kinase Lr10-like isoform X2 — MANSIASPRSSSTTTLTLQKAVLICSLLTVVGAEVEGQNLQCSPSSCGDLHNISYPFRLEGDTRECVGAPRPWYNISCSNGKATIQINTRTYYVTSINYTSKDFMVVDATINDVNSSCPLPRSDHIPYNGYIDSYGYIDLATSSYHWACFVNCSRAITDSRAWYSTRPAMNDSQISQLPNASYRNIIGFIRKGFRVQFPIDLNYRRVRMSTCLKDSTTYFKQHTSRASIQNLTRALFWSETYSEVDCSYEGAPTKDLIFLGIIVSAIDITKLHFVLFRFVLAPLVVFIFLAHKYWKTRITIDAVEKFLRMQQMIGPMRYAYTDIIAITSHFRDKLGQGGYGSVYKGVLLPGNVHIAVKMLTSSSSCNGEEFISEVSTIGRIHHVNVVRLVGFCSEEMRRALVYEYMPRGSLDKYIFSSEKSFSWDKLNEIALGIARGINYLHQGCEMQILHFDIKPHNILLDDNFVPKVADFGLAKLYPRDKSFVPVSAARGTVGYIAPEMISRSFGVISSKSDVYSFGMLLLEMAGGRRNADPNVANSSQAYYPSRVYRKLTRRETCEISAIVDMHELERKLCIVGLWCIQMRSCDRPTMSEVIEMLEGGSDELQVPPRPFFCDDEQFPGVDSYHRSSDLTAISEEQDDDESICLFQSYK; from the exons aTGGCAAACTCCATTGCATCTCCTCGCTCTAGCTCTACTACTACACTCACTTTGCAGAAAGCTGTACTTATCTGTTCTTTGCTTACAGTTGTTGGAGCAGAAGTTGAAGGGCAAAACCTGCAGTGTTCTCCCTCCTCCTGTGGTGATCTCCACAACATATCCTACCCTTTCCGTCTTGAAGGCGACACCCGTGAGTGCGTCGGTGCTCCTCGTCCATGGTACAACATCTCCTGTAGCAATGGCAAGGCCACCATCCAGATCAACACAAGAACTTACTACGTGACTAGCATCAACTATACGAGTAAAGACTTCATGGTTGTGGATGCCACCATTAACGATGTAAACAGCAGCTGCCCTCTTCCTCGCTCCGATCACATTCCTTACAATGGTTATATCGATTCTTATGGCTATATCGATTTGGCTACTTCTTCATATCATTGGGCATGCTTTGTGAATTGTTCCCGAGCAATAACAGATAGTAGGGCGTGGTACAGCACCAG GCCTGCAATGAACGACTCACAAATCTCGCAGCTACCGAATGCAAGTTACAGAAACATCATAGGATTCATAAGGAAGGGATTTCGTGTTCAATTTCCAATTGATCTTAATTACCGGAGGGTTCGTATGAGCACATGCCTGAAAGATTCAACGAC GTACTTCAAGCAGCACACATCTCGTGCAAGCATTCAGAATTTAACCCGTGCTCTTTTCTGGAGCGAAACATACTCTGAAGTAGACTGCAGCTATGAAGGTGCCCCCACAAAagacttgatttttttgggaATCATAGTATCGGCTATTGACATCACCAAGTTACATTTTG TTTTATTCAGGTTCGTATTGGCACCGCTCGTGGTATTCATCTTCCTTGCCCACAAGTACTGGAAAACAAGGATCACGATCGACGCAGTAGAGAAGTTCCTCCGGATGCAGCAGATGATTGGTCCAATGAGGTACGCCTACACAGACATCATTGCAATTACATCCCATTTTCGAGACAAGCTGGGCCAAGGAGGATATGGCTCTGTATATAAAGGTGTGCTGCTCCCTGGCAATGTCCATATCGCCGTCAAGATGCTGACCAGTAGCTCCAGCTGCAACGGAGAAGAGTTCATTAGTGAGGTCTCAACCATTGGCAGAATTCACCATGTGAATGTGGTGCGTTTGGTTGGGTTCTGCTCAGAAGAAATGAGAAGAGCGCTCGTCTATGAGTACATGCCTCGAGGTTCGCTCGACAAGTACATCTTCTCATCAGAGAAGAGTTTCTCCTGGGATAAGCTGAATGAGATCGCTTTGGGCATTGCTAGAGGGATCAACTACCTGCATCAGGGCTGTGAGATGCAGATTTTGCACTTTGACATCAAGCCACACAACATCCTTCTTGATGATAACTTTGTCCCAAAAGTTGCAGATTTCGGCCTTGCTAAGCTGTACCCAAGGGATAAGAGCTTTGTCCCAGTTAGCGCTGCACGAGGAACTGTGGGCTACATAGCTCCTGAGATGATCTCTAGAAGCTTCGGTGTCATATCAAGCAAATCTGATGTTTATAGCTTTGGGATGCTACTATTGGAGATGGCTGGAGGAAGAAGGAATGCAGATCCTAATGTGGCAAACTCAAGTCAAGCGTATTATCCATCACGGGTGTATAGGAAGCTGACTCGGCGAGAAACATGCGAAATCTCTGCCATTGTCGACATGCATGAGCTAGAGAGGAAGCTTTGCATTGTTGGACTATGGTGTATTCAGATGAGATCGTGTGATAGACCGACAATGAGTGAAGTGATAGAGATGCTTGAAGGTGGTAGCGATGAACTGCAAGTTCCTCCAAGACCATTCTTCTGTGATGATGAGCAATTCCCTGGAGTGGATTCGTACCATCGATCGTCCGACCTGACGGCAATCTCTGAGGAACAGGACGACGACGAAAGTATATGTCTGTTTCAGAGCTACAAGTAA
- the LOC102707342 gene encoding rust resistance kinase Lr10-like isoform X1, giving the protein MANSIASPRSSSTTTLTLQKAVLICSLLTVVGAEVEGQNLQCSPSSCGDLHNISYPFRLEGDTRECVGAPRPWYNISCSNGKATIQINTRTYYVTSINYTSKDFMVVDATINDVNSSCPLPRSDHIPYNGYIDSYGYIDLATSSYHWACFVNCSRAITDSRAWYSTRYRPITCMPANCSFVFIPSLLPCPVGELQPSCRYLAMIPFDTRPAMNDSQISQLPNASYRNIIGFIRKGFRVQFPIDLNYRRVRMSTCLKDSTTYFKQHTSRASIQNLTRALFWSETYSEVDCSYEGAPTKDLIFLGIIVSAIDITKLHFVLFRFVLAPLVVFIFLAHKYWKTRITIDAVEKFLRMQQMIGPMRYAYTDIIAITSHFRDKLGQGGYGSVYKGVLLPGNVHIAVKMLTSSSSCNGEEFISEVSTIGRIHHVNVVRLVGFCSEEMRRALVYEYMPRGSLDKYIFSSEKSFSWDKLNEIALGIARGINYLHQGCEMQILHFDIKPHNILLDDNFVPKVADFGLAKLYPRDKSFVPVSAARGTVGYIAPEMISRSFGVISSKSDVYSFGMLLLEMAGGRRNADPNVANSSQAYYPSRVYRKLTRRETCEISAIVDMHELERKLCIVGLWCIQMRSCDRPTMSEVIEMLEGGSDELQVPPRPFFCDDEQFPGVDSYHRSSDLTAISEEQDDDESICLFQSYK; this is encoded by the exons aTGGCAAACTCCATTGCATCTCCTCGCTCTAGCTCTACTACTACACTCACTTTGCAGAAAGCTGTACTTATCTGTTCTTTGCTTACAGTTGTTGGAGCAGAAGTTGAAGGGCAAAACCTGCAGTGTTCTCCCTCCTCCTGTGGTGATCTCCACAACATATCCTACCCTTTCCGTCTTGAAGGCGACACCCGTGAGTGCGTCGGTGCTCCTCGTCCATGGTACAACATCTCCTGTAGCAATGGCAAGGCCACCATCCAGATCAACACAAGAACTTACTACGTGACTAGCATCAACTATACGAGTAAAGACTTCATGGTTGTGGATGCCACCATTAACGATGTAAACAGCAGCTGCCCTCTTCCTCGCTCCGATCACATTCCTTACAATGGTTATATCGATTCTTATGGCTATATCGATTTGGCTACTTCTTCATATCATTGGGCATGCTTTGTGAATTGTTCCCGAGCAATAACAGATAGTAGGGCGTGGTACAGCACCAGGTACAGGCCAATTACTTGCATGCCTGCGAattgttcatttgtttttatcccTTCTTTGTTACCCTGTCCTGTTGGAGAGCTTCAACCTTCTTGTCGATATTTGGCCATGATTCCCTTTGATACTAGGCCTGCAATGAACGACTCACAAATCTCGCAGCTACCGAATGCAAGTTACAGAAACATCATAGGATTCATAAGGAAGGGATTTCGTGTTCAATTTCCAATTGATCTTAATTACCGGAGGGTTCGTATGAGCACATGCCTGAAAGATTCAACGAC GTACTTCAAGCAGCACACATCTCGTGCAAGCATTCAGAATTTAACCCGTGCTCTTTTCTGGAGCGAAACATACTCTGAAGTAGACTGCAGCTATGAAGGTGCCCCCACAAAagacttgatttttttgggaATCATAGTATCGGCTATTGACATCACCAAGTTACATTTTG TTTTATTCAGGTTCGTATTGGCACCGCTCGTGGTATTCATCTTCCTTGCCCACAAGTACTGGAAAACAAGGATCACGATCGACGCAGTAGAGAAGTTCCTCCGGATGCAGCAGATGATTGGTCCAATGAGGTACGCCTACACAGACATCATTGCAATTACATCCCATTTTCGAGACAAGCTGGGCCAAGGAGGATATGGCTCTGTATATAAAGGTGTGCTGCTCCCTGGCAATGTCCATATCGCCGTCAAGATGCTGACCAGTAGCTCCAGCTGCAACGGAGAAGAGTTCATTAGTGAGGTCTCAACCATTGGCAGAATTCACCATGTGAATGTGGTGCGTTTGGTTGGGTTCTGCTCAGAAGAAATGAGAAGAGCGCTCGTCTATGAGTACATGCCTCGAGGTTCGCTCGACAAGTACATCTTCTCATCAGAGAAGAGTTTCTCCTGGGATAAGCTGAATGAGATCGCTTTGGGCATTGCTAGAGGGATCAACTACCTGCATCAGGGCTGTGAGATGCAGATTTTGCACTTTGACATCAAGCCACACAACATCCTTCTTGATGATAACTTTGTCCCAAAAGTTGCAGATTTCGGCCTTGCTAAGCTGTACCCAAGGGATAAGAGCTTTGTCCCAGTTAGCGCTGCACGAGGAACTGTGGGCTACATAGCTCCTGAGATGATCTCTAGAAGCTTCGGTGTCATATCAAGCAAATCTGATGTTTATAGCTTTGGGATGCTACTATTGGAGATGGCTGGAGGAAGAAGGAATGCAGATCCTAATGTGGCAAACTCAAGTCAAGCGTATTATCCATCACGGGTGTATAGGAAGCTGACTCGGCGAGAAACATGCGAAATCTCTGCCATTGTCGACATGCATGAGCTAGAGAGGAAGCTTTGCATTGTTGGACTATGGTGTATTCAGATGAGATCGTGTGATAGACCGACAATGAGTGAAGTGATAGAGATGCTTGAAGGTGGTAGCGATGAACTGCAAGTTCCTCCAAGACCATTCTTCTGTGATGATGAGCAATTCCCTGGAGTGGATTCGTACCATCGATCGTCCGACCTGACGGCAATCTCTGAGGAACAGGACGACGACGAAAGTATATGTCTGTTTCAGAGCTACAAGTAA